In Kitasatospora gansuensis, a genomic segment contains:
- a CDS encoding VOC family protein, whose translation MSTDDRLTTCLWFDGQAEEAAQHYLSIFKNSRLGRIGHYTEAGPGPAGSVLAVEFELNGQKFVGLNGGPLFTFNESVSFQVPCADQAEIDYYWSRLTEGGQEVQCGWLKDRFGVSWQVVPTALIDMVGDPDPEKARRTTEAMLRMVKFDLAELERAYAGE comes from the coding sequence ATGAGCACCGACGACCGCCTCACCACCTGTCTGTGGTTCGACGGCCAGGCCGAGGAGGCCGCCCAGCACTACCTGTCGATCTTCAAGAACTCCCGGCTCGGCCGGATCGGCCACTACACCGAGGCCGGCCCTGGCCCGGCCGGTTCGGTGCTGGCCGTGGAGTTCGAGCTGAACGGGCAGAAGTTCGTCGGCCTGAACGGCGGGCCGCTGTTCACCTTCAACGAGTCCGTCTCGTTCCAGGTCCCGTGCGCCGACCAGGCGGAGATCGACTACTACTGGAGCCGGCTCACCGAGGGCGGCCAGGAAGTCCAGTGCGGCTGGCTGAAGGACAGGTTCGGGGTCTCCTGGCAGGTGGTGCCCACGGCGTTGATCGACATGGTCGGCGACCCGGACCCGGAGAAGGCCCGACGCACCACCGAGGCGATGCTCCGGATGGTCAAGTTCGACCTCGCCGAGCTGGAACGGGCCTACGCGGGCGAGTGA
- the qcrB gene encoding cytochrome bc1 complex cytochrome b subunit: protein MTTRQNSGRRTADWLDGRLGIHTLARTNLRKIFPDHWSFMLGEICLYSFIVIILTGVYLTMFFKPSMAEVVYHGPYVPLSGIRMSEAYASTMHISFEVRGGLLIRQIHHWAALVFVAAMFVHMMRVFFTGAFRKPREINWLFGFLLLFLGLLDGFFGYSLPDDLLSGTGIRFVEGVTLAVPLIGTYAQMFLFGGEFPGTDIVPRFFTIHVLLIPGVMLGLLVAHLILVFYHKHTQWAGPGRTEKNVVGMPLMPVYLAKAGGFFFLVFGIIAAISAIATVNPIWAYGPYRPDQVSTDAQPDWYMGFAEGLIRVMPGWEIGLWGHTLNLGILIPFLAFPLVLAAIAAYPFVESWITQDKREHHLLDRPRNAPVRTAFGAAWISLYLVLLAGGGNDLFATHLHLSLNSITHAVRIGAFVVPVAVFLITKRWCLGLQRRDRDKVLHGRETGIIKRLPHGEFVELHEPLPQAELHRLTAHEQYTPAELPPRAGLLTKLRVRASHAYFGPAGQISRPTAEQYRESLTDQH from the coding sequence ATGACCACCCGTCAGAACTCGGGGCGTCGCACGGCGGACTGGCTGGACGGCAGGCTGGGCATCCACACGCTCGCCCGGACCAATCTGCGCAAGATCTTTCCGGACCACTGGTCCTTCATGCTCGGCGAGATCTGCCTCTACAGCTTCATCGTCATCATCCTGACCGGCGTCTACCTGACGATGTTCTTCAAGCCGAGCATGGCCGAGGTGGTCTACCACGGCCCGTACGTGCCGCTCAGCGGCATCCGGATGTCGGAGGCGTACGCCAGTACCATGCACATCAGCTTCGAGGTGCGCGGCGGGCTGCTGATCCGTCAGATCCACCACTGGGCCGCGCTGGTCTTCGTCGCGGCGATGTTCGTGCACATGATGCGGGTCTTCTTCACCGGGGCGTTCCGCAAGCCGCGCGAGATCAACTGGCTGTTCGGCTTCCTGCTGCTGTTCCTCGGGCTGCTGGACGGCTTCTTCGGCTACTCGCTGCCCGACGACCTGCTCTCGGGCACCGGCATCCGCTTCGTCGAGGGCGTCACGCTGGCGGTGCCGCTGATCGGGACCTACGCGCAGATGTTCCTGTTCGGCGGGGAGTTCCCCGGCACCGACATCGTGCCGCGGTTCTTCACCATTCACGTGCTGCTGATCCCGGGCGTCATGCTGGGCCTGCTGGTGGCGCACCTGATCCTGGTCTTCTACCACAAGCACACCCAGTGGGCCGGGCCCGGACGTACCGAGAAGAACGTGGTCGGCATGCCGCTGATGCCGGTCTACCTGGCCAAGGCCGGTGGCTTCTTCTTCCTGGTCTTCGGCATCATCGCGGCCATCTCCGCCATCGCCACCGTCAACCCGATCTGGGCATACGGCCCGTACCGCCCCGACCAGGTCTCCACCGACGCCCAGCCCGACTGGTACATGGGCTTCGCGGAGGGCCTGATCCGGGTGATGCCGGGCTGGGAGATCGGCCTCTGGGGCCACACCCTCAACCTCGGCATCCTGATCCCCTTCCTGGCCTTCCCGCTGGTGCTGGCCGCCATCGCGGCCTACCCCTTCGTCGAGAGCTGGATCACCCAGGACAAGCGCGAGCACCACCTGCTCGACCGCCCGCGCAACGCCCCCGTGCGCACCGCGTTCGGCGCGGCCTGGATCAGCCTCTACCTGGTGCTGCTGGCCGGCGGCGGCAACGACCTGTTCGCCACCCACCTGCACCTCTCGCTGAACAGCATCACCCACGCGGTCCGGATCGGTGCGTTCGTGGTGCCGGTCGCGGTCTTCCTGATCACCAAGCGCTGGTGCCTCGGCCTCCAACGGCGGGACCGGGACAAGGTGTTGCACGGCCGGGAGACGGGCATCATCAAGCGGCTGCCGCACGGCGAGTTCGTCGAGCTCCACGAGCCGCTGCCGCAGGCCGAGTTGCACCGGCTGACCGCACACGAGCAGTACACCCCCGCCGAACTCCCGCCCCGGGCCGGGCTGCTGACCAAGCTCCGGGTCCGCGCCTCGCACGCGTACTTCGGCCCGGCCGGCCAGATCAGCCGCCCGACCGCCGAGCAGTACCGCGAATCCCTCACCGACCAGCACTGA
- a CDS encoding aminotransferase class V-fold PLP-dependent enzyme: protein MPIDVERARRDTAGCTTVTHLNNAGASLPPRQVVDAVVRHLRLEEESGGYEAAIAETDRIEHVYDALAGLVGAGRHEIALQENATRAWDMAFHSLRWQPGDRILTCRSEYASNAMAYLQTARRYGVRIEVVPDDEHGQLSVPALRELLDERVKLIGITHVPSQGGLVNPAAEIGRVARAAGVVYLLDACQSAGQLPLDVREIGCDLLTATGRKYLRGPRGTGFLYCSERLLESLEPPFLDLQSAVWTGPDSYRIRDDARRFESWENGTAARIGLGVAVDYALDLGLPAIEQRVTALADGLRDRLRALPGVRVQDRGVRQCGIVSFTVDGHDSPALVQQLRAGRINLTASAVGQARWDLAERGLDSLVRASVHYYNTEEELDRLCAALPAARPA from the coding sequence GTGCCGATCGACGTCGAACGGGCCCGGCGGGACACGGCGGGCTGCACGACCGTGACCCATCTCAACAACGCCGGCGCGTCCCTGCCGCCCCGTCAGGTGGTGGACGCGGTGGTGCGGCACCTGCGGCTGGAGGAGGAGAGCGGCGGCTACGAGGCCGCGATCGCCGAGACCGACCGGATCGAGCACGTCTACGACGCGCTGGCCGGGCTGGTCGGCGCCGGGCGGCACGAGATCGCCCTGCAGGAGAACGCCACCCGGGCCTGGGACATGGCGTTTCACAGCCTGCGCTGGCAGCCGGGCGACCGGATCCTGACCTGCCGCTCGGAGTACGCCAGCAACGCGATGGCCTATCTGCAGACGGCCCGCCGGTACGGCGTCCGGATCGAGGTGGTGCCGGACGACGAGCACGGCCAGCTCTCCGTCCCCGCCCTGCGCGAACTGCTCGACGAGCGGGTCAAACTGATCGGCATCACCCACGTCCCGTCCCAGGGCGGGCTGGTCAACCCGGCGGCCGAGATCGGCCGGGTGGCCCGGGCGGCCGGGGTGGTGTACCTGCTGGACGCCTGCCAGTCGGCGGGCCAACTACCGCTCGACGTACGGGAGATCGGCTGCGACCTGCTCACCGCGACCGGCCGCAAGTACCTGCGCGGCCCGCGCGGCACCGGCTTCCTGTACTGCTCGGAACGGCTGCTGGAGAGCCTGGAGCCGCCGTTCCTGGACCTGCAGTCGGCGGTCTGGACCGGCCCGGACTCCTACCGGATCCGGGACGACGCCCGCCGGTTCGAGAGCTGGGAGAACGGGACGGCCGCCCGGATCGGCCTCGGCGTGGCGGTGGACTACGCGCTCGACCTCGGCCTGCCCGCGATCGAGCAGCGGGTCACCGCACTTGCGGACGGCCTGCGCGACCGGCTCCGCGCGCTCCCCGGCGTACGGGTGCAGGACCGGGGCGTGCGGCAGTGCGGGATCGTCAGCTTCACCGTGGACGGCCACGACAGCCCCGCACTGGTCCAGCAGCTGCGGGCCGGGCGGATCAACCTGACCGCCTCCGCAGTCGGTCAGGCCCGCTGGGACCTCGCCGAGCGCGGCCTGGACTCACTGGTTCGCGCCTCGGTCCACTACTACAACACCGAGGAGGAGCTGGACCGCCTCTGCGCCGCCCTGCCGGCAGCACGCCCGGCCTGA
- a CDS encoding amidohydrolase, with protein sequence MNHADLVFTGGPVFTADAARTRATALAVTGDRITAVGHQEIRELIGPGTEVVDLKGRLLVPGFQDSHIHAVYGGTELAECDLTETVGADVYLDRIRAFADAHPDREWITGSGWSLESFEGGLPTRQLLDSVVADRPVYLVNRDHHGAWANTRALELAGLTRDTPDPADGRIEREPDGTPSGVLQEGATALVARLVPPTTAADRLAGLLRAQQLLHSLGITGWQDALLGVFNGQPDPSDAYLAAARAGTLTARVTGALWWDRERGAEQIPELVARRKELTYGRFRAGSVKIMQDGIAENFTAAMTTPYLDGCGCATANSGLSFVDPLTLREHVTALDALDFQVHFHALGDRAVREALDAVEAALAANGQRGNRHHLAHLQVVHPEDIGRFARLGAIANIQPLWAAHEPQMDELTIPFLGPERAAWQYPFGDLLRTGATLAAGSDWPVSSPDPLAGLHVAVNRAEPGATDGRVFLPEQRLDLGTALAAYTAGSAHVNGTDQAGSLRPGLLADLVVLDRDVFARPADEIAEARVERTYVGGQLVHLA encoded by the coding sequence ATGAACCACGCAGACCTGGTCTTCACCGGCGGTCCGGTGTTCACCGCCGACGCCGCCCGGACCCGGGCCACCGCGCTGGCCGTCACCGGCGACCGGATCACCGCCGTCGGCCACCAGGAGATCCGGGAGCTGATCGGCCCCGGTACCGAAGTGGTGGATCTGAAGGGCAGGTTGCTGGTTCCGGGCTTCCAGGACTCGCACATCCACGCGGTGTACGGCGGCACCGAGCTGGCCGAGTGCGACCTGACCGAGACGGTCGGTGCGGACGTCTACCTGGACCGGATCCGGGCCTTCGCCGACGCGCACCCGGACCGGGAGTGGATCACCGGCAGCGGCTGGTCCCTGGAGAGCTTCGAAGGCGGGCTCCCCACCCGGCAGTTGCTCGATTCGGTGGTCGCCGACCGTCCGGTCTACCTGGTCAACCGCGACCACCACGGCGCCTGGGCGAACACCCGGGCGCTGGAGCTGGCCGGGCTGACCCGGGACACCCCGGACCCGGCCGACGGCCGGATCGAGCGGGAGCCGGACGGCACGCCCAGCGGCGTCCTCCAGGAGGGTGCCACCGCGCTGGTCGCCCGGCTGGTGCCGCCGACCACGGCGGCCGACCGGTTGGCCGGGCTGCTCCGGGCCCAGCAGCTGCTGCACTCGCTCGGCATCACCGGCTGGCAGGACGCGCTGCTCGGCGTCTTCAACGGCCAGCCGGACCCCTCCGACGCCTACCTGGCGGCCGCCCGGGCGGGCACCCTCACCGCCCGGGTGACCGGTGCGCTCTGGTGGGACCGGGAGCGGGGCGCCGAGCAGATTCCCGAACTGGTCGCCAGGCGTAAGGAGTTGACGTACGGGCGGTTCCGGGCCGGCTCGGTGAAGATCATGCAGGACGGCATCGCGGAGAACTTCACCGCCGCGATGACCACCCCCTACCTGGACGGCTGCGGCTGCGCCACCGCCAACTCCGGTCTGAGCTTCGTCGATCCGCTCACGCTGCGCGAGCACGTCACCGCGCTCGACGCGCTCGACTTCCAGGTGCATTTCCACGCCCTCGGCGACCGGGCCGTCCGGGAGGCCCTGGACGCGGTTGAGGCCGCCCTCGCCGCCAATGGGCAGCGCGGCAACCGGCACCACCTGGCGCACCTCCAGGTGGTGCACCCCGAGGACATCGGCCGGTTCGCCCGGCTCGGCGCGATCGCCAACATCCAGCCGCTCTGGGCCGCCCACGAGCCGCAGATGGACGAACTCACCATCCCGTTCCTCGGCCCCGAACGCGCCGCCTGGCAGTACCCGTTCGGCGACCTGCTGCGCACCGGCGCCACCCTGGCGGCGGGCAGCGACTGGCCGGTCAGCAGCCCCGACCCGCTGGCGGGCCTGCACGTCGCGGTCAACCGGGCCGAGCCCGGCGCCACCGACGGCCGGGTCTTCCTGCCGGAGCAGCGCCTCGACCTCGGCACCGCCCTCGCCGCCTACACGGCGGGCTCGGCCCACGTGAACGGTACCGACCAGGCGGGCAGTCTGCGGCCGGGCCTGCTGGCCGACCTGGTGGTGCTGGACCGGGACGTGTTCGCCCGTCCGGCGGACGAGATCGCCGAGGCGCGGGTCGAACGTACGTACGTGGGCGGGCAGTTGGTGCACCTGGCCTGA
- a CDS encoding TetR/AcrR family transcriptional regulator: protein MAERVVGEPERRRRRPTKQGTVLSAQGIVETALRLLGQHGAEALTVRRLGAALGADPSAIYRYFHSTDDLLLAITDELIGRAQQGWQPTGDWRADLRAIGLRIHSAYQAHPQAALLAAYRTTGRAYEIQAVETILGLLRDAGFPDPEAVQLYHAFVDQGLAFAALDAAVDALPAPARAADSAVWHTSYAHLTPDTHPHIAATTPLLIAEMNRSAYPLALDLLLSSFAARLGR, encoded by the coding sequence ATGGCCGAACGGGTAGTGGGTGAGCCGGAGCGGAGACGACGCCGGCCGACCAAGCAGGGCACCGTGCTCTCCGCACAGGGCATCGTGGAGACCGCGCTGCGGCTGCTCGGCCAGCACGGCGCCGAAGCCCTCACCGTCCGGCGCCTGGGCGCGGCCCTCGGCGCCGACCCGAGCGCGATCTACCGGTACTTCCACAGCACCGACGACCTGCTGCTGGCCATCACCGACGAGCTGATCGGCCGCGCCCAGCAGGGTTGGCAGCCCACCGGCGACTGGCGGGCCGACCTGCGCGCGATCGGCCTGCGCATCCACAGCGCCTACCAGGCCCACCCGCAGGCCGCCCTGCTCGCCGCCTACCGGACCACCGGCCGGGCGTACGAGATACAGGCGGTGGAGACGATCCTCGGCCTGCTGCGCGACGCCGGCTTCCCCGACCCGGAGGCCGTCCAGCTCTACCACGCCTTCGTCGACCAGGGCCTGGCCTTCGCCGCCCTGGACGCCGCCGTGGACGCCCTCCCCGCCCCGGCCCGAGCCGCCGACTCGGCCGTCTGGCACACCAGTTACGCCCACCTCACCCCCGACACCCACCCCCACATCGCGGCCACCACCCCGCTGCTGATCGCCGAGATGAACCGCAGCGCCTACCCGCTCGCACTCGACCTGCTGCTCTCCTCCTTCGCCGCCCGGCTCGGCCGCTGA
- a CDS encoding esterase/lipase family protein: MRVLTPRLLVTAAAFALVAAAGPSASAAATERPVETNSVLGFLAGFPQPGVAPDGANDWSCKPGPAHPNPVVLVHGSFENMNDNWGGAAPLLANNGYCVFAFNYGAQEGNPIQGTGPIELSAAQLGDFVDRVTAATGAAEVDLVGHSQGGMMPRYYLKNLGGAAKVDKLIGLAPSNHGTTLLGLSGLASALGVLEPANRFLLGPACPACVQQEQGSPFVTALNAGGDTVPGVRYTVIASRFDEVVTPYDSAFLTGPEVDNITLQDGCPLDAADHLEIAYDPVALIHVLNALDPAHPRQVPCAVVLPAVGPLV; encoded by the coding sequence ATGAGAGTTCTGACGCCGCGACTGCTGGTGACCGCTGCCGCGTTCGCGTTGGTGGCCGCCGCCGGGCCGAGTGCCTCGGCGGCGGCCACCGAGCGGCCGGTCGAAACCAACTCCGTGCTGGGGTTCCTGGCGGGATTCCCGCAGCCCGGGGTCGCGCCGGACGGGGCGAACGACTGGTCCTGCAAGCCGGGGCCGGCCCACCCGAATCCGGTGGTGCTGGTGCACGGCAGCTTCGAGAACATGAACGACAACTGGGGTGGTGCGGCGCCGCTGCTGGCCAACAACGGCTACTGCGTCTTCGCCTTCAACTACGGCGCCCAGGAAGGGAATCCGATCCAGGGCACCGGTCCGATCGAGCTGAGCGCGGCCCAGCTTGGCGACTTCGTCGACCGGGTCACGGCCGCCACCGGGGCGGCCGAGGTGGACCTGGTCGGCCACTCGCAGGGCGGCATGATGCCCCGTTACTACCTGAAGAACCTCGGTGGCGCGGCCAAGGTCGACAAGCTGATCGGCCTGGCCCCGAGCAACCACGGCACCACCCTGCTCGGCCTCTCCGGGCTGGCCTCGGCACTCGGAGTACTGGAGCCCGCCAACCGGTTCCTGCTCGGCCCCGCCTGCCCGGCCTGCGTGCAGCAGGAGCAGGGCTCGCCCTTCGTCACGGCGCTGAACGCGGGCGGCGACACCGTGCCGGGTGTCCGGTACACGGTGATCGCCTCCCGGTTCGACGAGGTGGTGACGCCGTACGACTCGGCCTTCCTGACCGGCCCGGAGGTCGACAACATCACCCTCCAGGACGGCTGCCCGCTGGACGCCGCCGACCACCTGGAGATCGCCTACGACCCGGTCGCGCTGATCCACGTGCTCAACGCGCTCGACCCGGCGCATCCCCGGCAGGTGCCCTGCGCGGTGGTGCTGCCGGCGGTCGGCCCGCTGGTCTGA
- a CDS encoding VOC family protein, whose amino-acid sequence MAAYAEGTPCWTDAMFADVEGAKTFYSAVLGWTFGEASSEFGNYTQAYSDGKAVAAVVPPMPGSEGHSAWCLYLASPDVKATAAKIKAAGGTVLMEPMQVGDFGSMLIAADPGGAVFGVWQGGQHEGFEKLNEPGAFSWAEVFTRKPAEVDAFYPAVFPYKVQAMADPQMDFRTYNLAAGPVLGRMEMGEDFPAGVPSWLNVYFAVPDCDAAVAKATELGGKLQFGPMDSPFGRFAALTDPQGANFSVIDLARTEGPMPTLTDV is encoded by the coding sequence ATGGCTGCGTACGCTGAAGGAACGCCGTGCTGGACCGACGCGATGTTCGCCGACGTCGAGGGCGCCAAGACCTTCTACAGCGCGGTGCTGGGCTGGACGTTCGGCGAGGCGTCGTCCGAGTTCGGCAACTACACCCAGGCCTACTCCGACGGCAAGGCGGTGGCCGCCGTGGTCCCGCCGATGCCGGGGTCGGAGGGCCACTCCGCCTGGTGCCTGTACCTCGCCTCGCCGGACGTGAAGGCCACCGCGGCGAAGATCAAGGCGGCCGGCGGCACCGTGCTGATGGAGCCGATGCAGGTCGGTGACTTCGGCTCGATGCTGATCGCGGCCGACCCGGGCGGCGCGGTCTTCGGCGTCTGGCAGGGCGGCCAGCACGAGGGCTTCGAGAAGCTCAACGAGCCCGGCGCGTTCAGCTGGGCCGAGGTCTTCACCCGCAAGCCCGCCGAGGTGGACGCCTTCTACCCCGCGGTCTTCCCCTACAAGGTGCAGGCGATGGCGGACCCCCAGATGGACTTCCGCACCTACAACCTGGCGGCCGGCCCCGTCCTGGGCCGGATGGAGATGGGCGAGGACTTCCCGGCCGGCGTGCCGTCCTGGCTGAACGTCTACTTCGCGGTGCCGGACTGCGACGCGGCGGTCGCCAAGGCCACCGAGCTCGGCGGCAAGCTCCAGTTCGGCCCGATGGACAGCCCGTTCGGCCGGTTCGCCGCGCTGACGGACCCGCAGGGCGCCAACTTCTCCGTCATCGACCTGGCCCGCACCGAGGGCCCGATGCCGACGCTCACGGACGTCTGA
- a CDS encoding APC family permease — MRKSIGMVDGVVIAASSTAATSSIGIGLGLTAGVVGLHLPAIMLLAFLPVLGIAVAYGRLNRVEPNAGNSYTWVGKTLNPWLGFLTGWVNTVGTIVFMAYTTAVTGSAVLQLAGQAGLHSIAGLALDPDSTLQTTLLGLVVLAAATLVAIRGLALAARLQKYLLVFEYAVLLGFCGWGLLAGDQPFSLEWFNPFAIPSMDALAQGMVLAVFCYWGFESVFTVAEEVHDPKDASRGGIFALVLMLLLFVLAGTAFQRVLPLDELADNGAQGLTYFGEKLAEQPLAALPLIALTFSAVASLQASVIPTARGTFAMGRDGTLGPVWTKIHPKHGTPAVGTVLLVLIAASIAVLSLVIPTVTDLISAAVNAIGIVVVLYYALTAVAAAVRFRHLLRDEPLAGLRVVIAPLVSAAALLGVGGYLAWSFWNSADHFEVSAENGWFQLLVPALMIGTGLVAAGWARWVRKSPYFVTGRGTDADSVELAPSV, encoded by the coding sequence ATGCGGAAGTCGATCGGCATGGTGGACGGTGTGGTGATCGCCGCCTCGAGTACGGCGGCGACCTCGAGCATCGGCATCGGGCTCGGCCTGACCGCCGGTGTGGTCGGCCTGCACCTGCCGGCCATCATGCTGCTGGCCTTCCTGCCGGTGCTCGGCATCGCGGTCGCGTACGGCCGGCTGAACCGGGTCGAGCCGAACGCGGGCAACAGCTACACCTGGGTCGGCAAGACGCTCAACCCCTGGCTCGGCTTCCTGACCGGCTGGGTGAACACCGTCGGCACCATCGTCTTCATGGCGTACACCACCGCCGTCACCGGCTCGGCCGTGCTCCAACTCGCGGGCCAGGCCGGGCTGCACAGCATCGCGGGCCTCGCCCTCGACCCGGACTCCACCCTGCAGACCACGCTGCTCGGCCTGGTGGTGCTGGCCGCCGCCACGCTGGTCGCGATCCGCGGCCTGGCGCTGGCCGCCCGGCTGCAGAAGTACCTGCTGGTCTTCGAGTACGCGGTGCTGCTCGGCTTCTGCGGCTGGGGTCTGCTGGCCGGGGACCAGCCGTTCTCGCTGGAGTGGTTCAACCCGTTCGCGATCCCGAGCATGGACGCGCTGGCCCAGGGCATGGTGCTGGCGGTGTTCTGCTACTGGGGCTTCGAGTCGGTGTTCACCGTCGCCGAGGAGGTGCACGACCCGAAGGACGCCTCGCGCGGCGGCATCTTCGCGCTGGTGCTGATGCTGCTGCTGTTCGTGCTGGCCGGGACCGCCTTCCAACGGGTGCTGCCGCTCGACGAGTTGGCCGACAACGGGGCGCAGGGGCTGACCTACTTCGGCGAGAAGCTGGCCGAACAGCCGCTCGCCGCCCTGCCGTTGATCGCCCTGACGTTCTCCGCCGTGGCCTCGCTGCAAGCCTCGGTGATCCCGACCGCGCGCGGCACCTTCGCGATGGGCCGGGACGGCACCCTCGGCCCGGTCTGGACGAAGATCCACCCGAAGCACGGCACCCCCGCTGTCGGGACGGTGCTGCTGGTGCTGATCGCCGCCTCGATCGCGGTGCTCTCGCTGGTCATCCCCACCGTCACCGATCTGATCAGCGCGGCCGTGAACGCGATCGGCATCGTGGTGGTGCTGTACTACGCGCTGACCGCGGTGGCCGCCGCCGTCCGGTTCCGGCACCTGCTGCGGGACGAGCCACTGGCCGGACTGCGGGTGGTGATCGCCCCGCTGGTGAGCGCGGCCGCGCTGCTCGGCGTCGGCGGCTACCTGGCCTGGAGCTTCTGGAACTCGGCCGACCACTTCGAGGTCAGCGCCGAGAACGGCTGGTTCCAACTGCTGGTCCCCGCCCTGATGATCGGTACCGGACTGGTGGCCGCCGGCTGGGCCCGCTGGGTCCGCAAGTCCCCGTACTTCGTCACCGGTCGCGGCACCGACGCCGACTCGGTCGAACTCGCACCCTCGGTCTGA
- a CDS encoding TetR/AcrR family transcriptional regulator, producing the protein MTDQQATPLRRDARRNREALVEAAAELFAQQGLNTPLDVIARRAGVGNATLYRHFPTREDLIGEVFATAGSVLAEAGEQALAGEDAWAEIERYFGRIFELVAANRGFNDLVTMAIPSVPALAEMSHRNAATVTALMVRAQKQGTMRLDVVPMDLLFLLGPLCRAVPAADDLRPGLWRRYLALLLAGFHTRATEPMAEPPVGEEQLDQLFAGLWEAEG; encoded by the coding sequence ATGACGGATCAGCAGGCCACGCCCCTCCGGCGGGACGCCCGGCGCAACCGCGAGGCGCTGGTCGAGGCGGCGGCCGAGCTCTTCGCCCAGCAGGGGCTGAACACGCCGCTGGACGTGATCGCCCGCCGGGCGGGGGTCGGCAACGCCACCCTCTACCGGCACTTCCCGACCCGGGAGGACCTGATCGGTGAGGTGTTCGCCACGGCGGGCTCAGTGCTGGCCGAGGCCGGTGAGCAGGCGCTCGCGGGTGAGGACGCCTGGGCCGAGATCGAGCGGTACTTCGGCCGGATCTTCGAACTGGTCGCGGCCAACCGGGGGTTCAACGACCTGGTGACGATGGCGATCCCGAGCGTCCCCGCGCTGGCCGAGATGAGCCACCGGAACGCCGCCACCGTCACCGCCCTGATGGTCCGGGCGCAGAAGCAGGGCACCATGCGGCTGGACGTGGTCCCGATGGACCTGCTCTTCCTGCTCGGCCCGCTCTGCCGGGCCGTGCCGGCCGCCGATGACCTGCGCCCCGGCCTGTGGCGGCGCTACCTGGCCCTGCTGCTGGCCGGGTTCCACACCCGGGCCACCGAGCCGATGGCCGAACCGCCGGTCGGCGAGGAGCAGTTGGACCAGCTCTTCGCCGGGCTCTGGGAGGCGGAGGGGTGA
- a CDS encoding PPOX class F420-dependent oxidoreductase, which translates to MRLPSDQLADKQYLLLTTFEPDGTAATATTWVVPDGPALGVWARTDSAVVRHVRSHPGVLVEPCDQHGRPLGGRQQARAALCDPDTTACYRTSLLNKYGLTGMLALIRSRLRLGLAGTVGIRITLTDPDAALPFGAAWTPSPWYSLN; encoded by the coding sequence ATGCGCCTGCCCAGCGACCAACTCGCCGACAAGCAGTACCTGTTGCTCACCACCTTCGAGCCCGACGGCACCGCCGCCACCGCCACCACCTGGGTGGTGCCGGACGGCCCGGCGCTCGGCGTCTGGGCCCGCACCGACTCGGCGGTGGTGCGGCACGTCCGGAGCCACCCGGGCGTCCTGGTCGAGCCCTGCGACCAGCACGGCCGCCCGCTCGGCGGGCGGCAGCAGGCCCGCGCCGCCCTCTGCGACCCGGACACCACTGCCTGCTACCGGACTTCACTGCTCAACAAGTACGGCCTGACGGGGATGCTCGCCCTGATCCGCAGCCGGCTCCGGCTCGGACTGGCCGGGACGGTCGGCATCCGGATCACCCTCACCGACCCGGACGCCGCCCTGCCGTTCGGCGCCGCCTGGACCCCGTCCCCCTGGTACAGCCTCAACTGA
- a CDS encoding OsmC family protein — protein MTESIEYVRSAAAVATSTGDDYRVEIRAGRHQLAADEPESAGGADTASTPVGLLLSALGSCTAITLRMYAQRKQWPLETVRVHLGYEKGADKAVRITRRIDLIGELDQAQRARLLDIAERTPVTRAVGSGTPIIAAEPRGPHSPA, from the coding sequence ATGACCGAGAGCATCGAGTACGTCCGGTCGGCGGCGGCCGTGGCGACCAGTACCGGCGACGACTACCGGGTGGAGATCCGCGCCGGACGGCACCAACTCGCCGCCGACGAGCCGGAGTCGGCGGGCGGCGCGGACACCGCGAGCACGCCGGTCGGGCTGCTGCTGTCGGCGCTCGGCTCCTGCACGGCGATCACGCTGCGGATGTACGCGCAGCGCAAGCAGTGGCCGCTGGAGACCGTCCGGGTGCACCTGGGCTACGAGAAGGGGGCCGACAAGGCCGTCCGGATCACCCGGCGGATCGATCTGATCGGCGAGCTGGACCAGGCCCAGCGGGCCCGGCTGCTGGACATCGCCGAGCGCACCCCGGTGACCCGGGCGGTCGGCAGCGGGACCCCGATCATCGCCGCCGAGCCGCGGGGTCCTCACTCGCCCGCGTAG